Proteins encoded together in one Temnothorax longispinosus isolate EJ_2023e chromosome 5, Tlon_JGU_v1, whole genome shotgun sequence window:
- the LOC139813274 gene encoding trypsin-3: MTNLRESWRTMRSTLHLLVLLTILYLVHGSPTDLLPDDIPPDMTPTTFDLTGRIVNGTKAVLKQFPYQVSLMRSYSKTHFCGGSLISSSLVLTAGHCMYMSGKVIQPWTIMVVGGVVKLSDNRTNRQERGVVTIRIHPKFNLRTLHNDVAVLKLSQPFKFTPEIRSVPLPGNAPVPKTVCQVPGWGYQSSNIPITSPDLLYVDLPIRSVNECRKLLKNVTDLPPGMFCAGYLEGGRDACQGDSGGGMVCKGVLTGVVSGGEGCAKPLLPGVYADIFHYLNWILDEKDIVVIVQGRDFGNHGTSNMSSITIMIISFLLCAVINYTSRP, translated from the exons ATGACGAACCTTCGTGAATCGTGGAGAACAATGCGGTCTACGTTACATCTATTAGTGCTTCTGACGATTCTATATCTCGTCCATG GCTCGCCAACCGATCTTCTTCCTGACGATATTCCTCCTGACATGACGCCAACGACTTTCGATTTGACTGGTCGCATAGTTAATGGCACAAAGGCCGTTTTGAAGCAATTCCCTTAtcag GTGTCTTTAATGCGCAGCTACTCCAAAACGCACTTTTGCGGCGGAAGTTTGATTAGCTCTTCTCTAGTCCTAACTGCAGGTCACTGCATGTATAT GTCTGGAAAGGTTATACAACCATGGACGATTATGGTGGTTGGAGGAGTAGTAAAGTTGTCCGACAACAGAACGAATCGACAGGAAAGGGGCGTTGTGACTATCAGAATTCACCCGAAATTTAATCTTAGAACCTTGCACAATGACGTTGCCGTTTTGAAA CTGTCGCAACCCTTTAAGTTTACTCCGGAAATTCGTAGTGTGCCCTTGCCAGGGAACGCACCCGTACCCAAGACAGTTTGCCAGGTACCTGGTTGGGGTTATCAATCGTCC aatatCCCAATAACGTCTCCCGACTTGCTGTACGTGGATTTACCTATTCGAAGCGTAAACGAATGTCGCAAACTGCTCAAAAACGTAACAGATTTGCCACCGGGAATGTTTTGTGCTGGTTATCTAGAGGGTGGAAGAGACGCTTGTCAA GGTGATTCCGGCGGCGGGATGGTCTGCAAAGGTGTTCTGACCGGTGTCGTTTCGGGTGGCGAGGGGTGTGCTAAGCCACTGCTGCCAGGGGTGTACGCGGATATTTTTCACTACTTGAATTGGATATTAGATGAGAAAGACATAGTGGTGATAGTGCAAGGACGTGATTTTGGAAATCACGGCACGTCTAACATGTCGTCCATTACGATCATGATAATCTCCTTTCTCCTTTGTGCTGTTATCAATTACACCTCTAGACCTTGA